In Lathyrus oleraceus cultivar Zhongwan6 chromosome 2, CAAS_Psat_ZW6_1.0, whole genome shotgun sequence, the DNA window CCGTCCAACAACATtggccaccactccatctgatATAGAAGATGGATACCTGGagtggtattattgtgtttcGCATCCTCGTTTGGTCCCGCCCCATCGTGATGAACCAAGAGAGGTGCGAGTTCCTATTTACGAAGCAGGACCATTTGATCCTAATTGGGCTCATGTTTCTACATTGATTCATCTTTATCTGAGACAAGTTAATGCCTAAGAGGAAGATCCGCAGTTtgctgatttatttgaagctttgcatatttctcgttcacattgatttatgtatTAACTTTTAGAACTGAATTtaataaaatagaaataatataaTATTCATGTTTTAGTTACATATTCATGCTAATATAGGCGTAAGTAATTGTCAATGTTGTAGACGTCCtacaaatcctaacatccaagaTGTTGCTGCTGGATAACAAAActtcttccaatctaatgtgaccggtggcaaCGGAAATTGTTCTTTCATGTTTACCTgataaaaataattaaaacatatatttaataaagtgaaataagtaaaataattaaaacagtaagtcatataaaataaaatacgtacctaaatccaatgattttggttaacaaaaccaatgcaataaatggagacatttggtgaatgtgaacttgtcataGGAAAGAAAGTCAGGCACGGATTGCCTAATcagacaagtacaacattatagcAATTTgctatcaagtaacccatatctAGTAGAGTCAACCATTTTTATGGTGGTTGTGAACCAAAggattctatcatcaaagattctctcacttCTGCCAACCAATTACAAAATAATGTGTCATACAAAGTTGACCTTTCCTTGTCCATTATTTCCAACTCCAAGTCTCGGCGAACCATTGAGCAACCATActcaccatatccatgcaatgatgcaatgactctaaatccacaattaccatatgatacaacattaactacatcttcaatgtatgacctaatatgattaggaaattgaagagTGAAATGTTTCTTTGattgtggttgcttctttgataattttaacttcttcgaagtctgtgatggttgagattgcctttgtgaagattgagatgccttatTAACATACTCATGATACAAAGGCTCCCTATAAACATCATATCCTGTGGTTTTTTtcctttcttcttcactcctcaTTTGGTTTTTAATTTCTCGGGTGGTGGACACAATGAAGTCATTGTGGGGTATGCAAGTTCACAAACTTTACTTTTTAATGCCCTTTTCCCAACAACATCTAATGACCTAAACCGTTTCCACAATTCATATATTGCACAAGTCGtatccacctctgatccatcatctgcacctacctctaactcaacttccatagttagtttcctccaaCGAACATGAACAACATTTATTGGTATCGGTATACCACCTAGTGcgtatcttcctaactcacaagcacaaggtaacccataagatgttctaagagtacaaccacatactttcctgttagttccaacataatcaactctcaataactctttAGCAACacgtctcaaagcagctcgagacACTGAACTACGCAAATTACCATAAAATGGACCTATATGCAAATTCTCAACTTCGTAAAAACATTTTTGAAAAGATGCTCTAATGTTGCCCtgttgtaacctcaagttgttattcatagcttcccaacatttgaccatgtcacctatattgtttcctaacatctgctttaacttccaatgagcagattcaaccctaaaagtaacatattgaaaatattaaaaatatcaCATATAAAAAAATACATAGTAAAAAATATAACACATGCCGATTAGTTATcgtgttacccaaatgtagcactcgattaatccatgctccaatAAATCTCTGTCTGTGTGGAGTtaaccatgtgtctttcacataattaataaatccactataatcaacacatgcctgctcaagttgatgcaaccgttgaccatactcaacctcatcactagcccaaacaacttacatccataatgtgtctatcgcCTTTTGCATGTCATTCACCACATATTGTTTGCATTTTGCACCAACATctttgttaatgtgaaatctacatagcaaattaatcgacctgagaaacacaatttcaattgctttcatcaaagcaagacctcttgtcaaaatcacttgtggacacaaatatttcttcacaaacaattctttaagtttctccaatacccagcaaaaattTTATGTCTGCTCAGGCTCCATATACGCAAATGCGACAGGAAAAGTTAACTCGGTTGATatcatgccaacaatttcaaacaaagactgtttatatttgtttgtcttgtaggtgttatccataactaacacaacAGGAAAAATATTCAATaacttaactgaatcaggatgCGCCCAAAATTAATCTCTCACAACTTCCGAGTCATCCCTTTTTCTACTCCAATACTCATAGtctgcatcctcaataagcttaaacaaatgttgtatctcacttctaggacctcttatctctttttatATCATACGTTTATGCTTGTATATttgcgtaatccgagtgacattctctGGATCTCAGTCTTGCAAGGAAAACAATATGTGTTTAGGtggtacatgtctctttgtcaaatcagcgacatgttgtTTCTCATCTGTTGTCAACCTACCAACAAAGGAttgaccttctaatctatcaggcAAACCATGATCATGGACCCCatattttacatcaatcttccaaacagatccatctttcgccggagtcgacttgattttaaatgggcatccacatttcttggacgcactttgggttccactatcagtatcctcgtgtttcccacctttatcacaatcaaatattaatttgttacttctccctctcttgCATATTTTAGTATCTGAACGAGTGATAATACAGTTACTTTATTatcgattccaacctctttaatccatctgatcacctcttctcgtgtaccaaatcaTTGAGTGGTTAAAAATGCATCagaagtatctacacatatttggggaagattttccatacctgtaaaataaaataaaaaaatcaaaaaataatttaaaaatgCAAACCGGAAGTCTTCAAGGAAGAGTTCCGGATCATAGAAATATAACACCGGAAGTCTTCAAGGAAGAGTTCTGGATCACATTAATAGAACACCGGAAGTCTTTAGAAAAGACTTACGGTGTATGTTACTTTGTATGATAAGTGTCCcgaaatattttttttttcaaaaagaaCCGGAATTCTTCAAGTAACTCTTCCAGTATACGTTTTGTAGTGTTCCAGATATCTTTCACAAAGTCTTCCggtttgaaaaaaaaaacatacCGGGTGTCTTTTTCAATGAGTTCCAGTACGAGGGTGGATAGTGTAATTTTCGGAAGTCTCAATTGAATGGTTAAAAATGAcatggtaaattggttaaaaacaattaagggtaaaattggtatttttaaaaaaatgtagAGGTATTAGTATAAGTGTAGGGGTATGAAGTAAATTTTCCATTCGTGAGTAGAGGTATCAGAAAAGCCCTAAATGAGAAAACCCCTATCATTAAGTCCCCTACTTGGTCCAATTTTTTTAGACCCCATACTAAATCAATAATTTTTTGGCCCCTTATTTTTAAATCCCCtcatatttttgttttttaaagGGCCTAAGTGAGGGGTTAAAAATATAATTTGTTTGAAACAAAATGTTTTATTTTTTTcaatatatattttaaaattaataaatatatatgaaaaataaattttttctggaaatttttttttcaaaaatttaaaaaaacactttaattttttttcttataaCAATAgagaaaaaattcattttttttgaaaataaaaatagttgttttattgaaaatattaaaaaaaattgattttttttaatgatattttcaaaaaaaagttaattttttcgaaaataaaaaaaattattatttcaaaaatacctaaaaaaacaatttttttttaaatgagaaaggcaatttttttgaaaaaaaaaaatcatttcgAGAAAAAAGTCAATTTTTTTCGAAACATAAAAAGTCactttaaaaaaattaaaagatatcgatttttccaaaaataaaaaaaataggtgatttttttaaaaaacaaaattgAGTTTTTTTGGAAATAGATAAGGTCAAATTTTATACAAAAAAGtcgatttttttttttaaaaattaaatcaattttttaaaataaaaaaagttAATTTATTTGAAACAAAATAGATTTTTTCCgaaattaaatttatttttgatatttttgaaaaaccaatttcatttttttctttaaaaatatTAACTTAAAAAAATAATGGGGCCTTAAGGTTTTACTTGAATTTTATGGGTCTTTAGTATATGAGGCCTACATATTTTGGGGctcatttatttttaatattttggACCCTCTATATTTTTGGGGAGTTAAAAATTAGGCCCCAGCCCCTTAAATTGACAGCTCTATTTGTGAGTCTCAGAGGGAGGGTTATCCTGCTGAATTATGTTCAAAAATAGATTTTTATTTTGCCCTTTCTTTCTTATAGATGTTATTTAATGTGTGAAAGAAGTTATTTTGTTTAAAAGGAGGTTCCTCTGCAGAGGCTCAAAAGAAGCGGCTAAGGTAGTTTGGGTGAAATGGGAAGACCTATGCAAGTGTAAGAGGGATGGTGGTTTAGGGGTTAAGGATCGAAACCTTATGAACATGGTGTCAATAAGTAAGTGGATGTAGATGGTTTTTTGATATGCAATCTAAATGGAAGAATATTATTTCTTCTAGAAATGGAGATCGAGTGTGTGGTTCCTAGTTGGGTGGAAGGGTGGTCGGTTTAAGGAGGGAATTCTTTTGTTGGAGAGGGTTTTCCCCTATTGGTTCTTCACTAGCACAACAATAAGACTGATTTGAATACCAATTTCAAGCAAGATGTTTGGATATGGAAGTTCTCGTTGTACGTCTCTTTTGAGAGGTGGTTTCTCATTACGGGGAAAAAGTATCTAATTGTGAGATTGATGGGGAACTGAATAAGAGAGGTTTGGGGTTGGGAATTTTGGGGATAATTTCTCTCTTTATCGGGGAGGACGAGCTTCTGGTGGAGTTCCTTAGTCCTGTAGTTGGGTGGTAAGGGGGTGGTCTAGGAATGGATCTTAGATATATGAGAGGTTTTTCGGTGAGCATTAGGTATGTTAGGTTTTCCTCAGTGGCGGCCGACGAAGAATATTGGTCATCTCAGATGATTTGAGGGTTGACAAAGGTCTGGAAGAGTTGGGGGTATAACGTAATGGTTTTTTCTTAGAAGCATTTACATGATAGACTTTTGACCAGACATAATCTTTTTAAACATCAAATTTTAATCtattgatattgatgtgagaTGTACAGTTTGAAATATTTAAAAAATGCATAATAAAATATCTTAGATCGCTAAAGAATGACTACTTTTAGTGCACCGTTAATTCACATGTTTCTATATTGtaactttttttttatattttaatataCTTTACTATTAAAAAAACCACAAATTAAAATAAGTTTACTAAAGACCAAAATATTGAGAAAAATGACTACTCGACACGTGATTCAATTAaccaaattatattattatttttatacAATTTTGGCATTAATTATaacaaatattttttaattatgaTTAATATGCTATcttttattaataaataattatttaCTAGAAAAATATTTAATTGTTTGACTAGTGACTGTAGGTACAAAATATATAATGtatatattataattttttttaaagaaatcGATGAATTAATTAAAAACATTATAATATTAAAATCAACACAATAATAAATTATACACAATCTATGACTAAAGGGAAAAGGGTAATTGGGTGTTTGGTAAGCATGTTTCAGTGACATTTTGATAAGAAGCTATAAATTTTAGCTTTAGCTGGACACATTGTTATATTCTACCGTGAAAACAAACACGGTTAGGGATGACAATGGGTAAGGTTTGAGCAAGGTACTATAATGCTCATCCTCATATCCGCGATTTGAAAATGTCCCGGTGTCCGAGCCTATACCTGTTTGGGTGCTAACTTTAGCACCCGTACCCGTGTCCTATGGGTATGTAAGTATCCGTACCCGTACCCGTGACCCGAAttcctattaaaaataaatagatcaattataaaatatcatataattttaagtttttaaaaacgttaaaaaaatttcaaacaatTTATTGTTGAAATAAATAGATAAATTGATATACGTTTTATAATTAATAGACATaaatttttatataataatataaattaaaatatataaataaaaataaaaatacataaatatatagTGTGCGGGTATGGGGCGGGGTGGGTACCAAGATCCTCATACCCGCATCCGTACCCGTTTTTTTATGGGTAATTATCTGAGTCTATGCTCGTActaatttttgtggatttttaccCTACCGTTGTGGATAAATTTGCGAATGCCCATAGGGATGAGTCAAATTATTATCCCTAAACACGGTAGAATATAAATACTTTTAAAAAATagacttttaaaaaataaatatttagaATTTAATAAAtacttttaaaaaataaatatttagaATATAATAAAtactttaaaaaaaatatttagaTTTATATTTCTATAAGTAAATAACATATTCTAAAATATAGTTATAATTATCaactaaaatttaaattttcaaaagtATTTATTTATTATGCCCGATATAATaaacaattttgaaaaataaatatttaaaatatatttctagaagtaaataacatatttatattctaaaataaattataattattgactaaaattaaaattttcaagGTTTTGAGAAGTCCATTGTTTATAGTTCATATTTTATAATAATACAAATACAAATCATCAtccaaaaaaattattttttaataaacAATTGCATCTTATAATATTGCTATAAATACTCTCACACACTATCTCAGTGATTATATTTTCCAACCATGGCAGATAATGTACTGTCACAAAGTTCTCCTTCCTTTGACAGATGTATCAGTCACCCTCAAGAACTCTCGGAGGATCTAGCCACACCATCCTCCAAGAGATCTAGAGGTAGACCTAAGGGCTCCAAGAACAAACCTAAACCACCTTCTGTGATCATGGTAGAGCCTGAAATCTTCATGGAACCGATTTTCATTGAAATCCCTGCTGGCAAAGATGTCGTCGAGTCGATAATAAAGACGGCTTGGCGTCATCAAGCTGATATATCAGTGCTGAAAGGCTCTGGTCTTGTCTCTGAAGTTAGTCTTCTCAACTCCGCGTCGCAAAACTCGCATTTCACTATCAGAGGACACTTGCAAATGACATCTCTCTCTGGAACTTATTTTAATCCTGAGTCGGATCGCGATCCTTCGGAGTTTGTCGTCGATCCTGCTTACTCTTCGTTTTCCATTTTCCTGTCTGGTAATCATGGTCAAGTATTTGGTGGAATTGTTAGAGGAAGGGTTAGGGCTTCAGGTGTTGTTCTGGTTTCTGCCACTCTTTTGAGGAAGCCAAAGTTTTGTAGGGTGGCCTCCAACAATGAAGATGGCCGCGACGATAAAAAGGATGATCCAAGACATGGTGGTGCCGTCGTCCATGATGGTGTTGTTGCACCACAACATAACAGTGCAAACGACACTGCCAATGTGTCCAGATACGGTGTTGCAGATGCTAATTCAACTCAGCTAAACAGCCAAGTTGTCAACCCTCAAGCACCGGCACAACGCCACCTGTAATAATAAGAATTGGAATCTTGAGGATTTGCGAGTTGTTGCTTTCAAGGTCTTTTCATTAATGTTGTAATAAAATGTGCTTAATTCTGTGGTTTTTATACATCTATTTCAATATAGAATAAAACGCGTTGTTATACATTTGCATGTCTTTATCATACTTAATAATTCCCTTGCTTTAGTTTTGTATTCTAATATGTTTCTTTTCATTGATGTCTATAAACACTTTTACAAAATGTGCCATATTgaaaatattttcattttttatatgCACCAATTGAGTTTCTAGAGCCGAGTTTCTAGAGCCGTTAAGTGTCAATACTTCGTCTTCAAGGGTTAATATATAGTTGTTCTAAATGAGAAACTCATCCTTCTCTCTAGAATAACTTTTATGCATATTCATGAATAGTGTCTTGTTCTGGTCTTGTGCCAGCAttcgtttttcttttttttcattgCATTGAAAATGTATCATGGTTTTTCTCCTTTAAGGTGAGTGTATATAGAGCATAATCATACTTAGATTGTGTACTTATATGTGAGATGGCCTATGTAGAATAAGCCGAAGGTTCCATGTAAATATGTAAGTCAGTCGTATTTCGTTTTGATCACTGAGATCATCTTCAATTGGGGTTGTTTAATGCATACGTAGATTTTAAATGATGGAACTTAGCATTTTTACTATTGGAGTAGATACAAGAATGTAAAATATGTGTTAATCattaaataatattaattttagTGGGATAAAATATAAATTGATGgattaatgatgatttctcgtcGAGTGTATCGATAATATTaaagtaataaaaaaaaacaaatccACAAGATCCGCTATTTATCAAGATAATTAATTAtgtaatattttaaaaaaactaAATTACGGAGTTTTCTAGCATTAATGCGAAAAAATTAGAATATTATACCAATAATATAAAAGTGGTCAGGTTTTATAGAGTGTAATgcccacatataatatatgtctagaatacatattatatATAGTGTAATATTGGTACTAAAATACATAAGCGCCTAGCGACAACAGTGTGCATATTTACATGGCCAAAAGAAACATAACATGGCACAAACCATACACAAAAGTGCTCAAAATAAGACTAGGAGTTAGATCATTATACAATGATCTCAAAAATATATACACAGCGGAGTAGCCTTCCACACATCATataagcaagacatcactctataTTGTCCTAATCCTTCGCCTGCTCAGAACCACCCGAAAAgtaatcaacaacatggggtgagatgATAATCTCAATGGACTCCCTATCTTATGGatccactcggctctacagggttttctaatcagTATCCAACTTAAGTCAACAAGGGAGAGAAGACTTAATTGATGGGGAACTAACTCgcaatgtatggcaacatgcaccTGAGTTCTCGCAACTCAAAACAATatcattattcagattcacgaaacatcaatccccgGGCGGCCCTACGTCTAGGGCAAGCCcagttcatgcatgctcgtatgattcgactttcgcggtggatatcgggtccttTATGAGTTTCGAACTCATTTCAAGTGATTGTCACCCGtatgagactctaacccacttagggtatctttcactgTATGGAACACTAACCCACTttggtgtccacctttcccccacgTCTATcgtggttggggctcaaacccaattgaggcacgaatcatcGGTCTCACATCCTattgcttactcatctaagcatatCAAATAGAGATGTGCACCACCAAGGGTAaaacattctgaatacatgatcggttccacaaatcATAACAAGATTCATCAATCACAAGTGACTTCATTCACCAAAATACACAAgcaataacatggcatgttccatacaaagtGTCTCATTCTCAACTATGGCAACCattcgtccacgacctccacataagcgtcgtacgaatgaatgTCACCTTCTAATATTATCTAAGTTATAAGTCTAACTTATGGCCTAATACCAAACCTAAGTTAACTCACTAGGTTCATTATGTAATTTTCACAATAACAAGGATTCAATACAAGCATAGCATCACAAATGATTAATGGTTGAACAAATGCACTTAGAAACCTTTAAGAAATAGATTTTGAAGTTTTTGGCATAAGTCAGTCGATTGATTGGGGaagcccaatcgattggttcctctcacatttCTATTTTTCAAAGTATATAGAGGATCAATCGTTTGATCCTCAATGCCAATCGATTGTCCCATGAAAAATTTCCAATTTTTCCAAAACAGAAAGTTTATGCAATCGATTGTAATCCcctgtcaatcgattggtcctggTAAATTTTCCTTTTCTGCAAAACAGAAAGTTTGGCCAATCGATTGGAGGAgtgtgtcaatcgattggttctcAGCAAAATTTCATATTTTCCAGCTTTGAGTGTGTGGCCAATCGATTGACTTGGAGGAAACACccaggaccaatcgattggtaCTTACCATTTTCTCGGAAATACTTTCTGTATCACATAGATTTCCACCTTCATAACAAAACCCATCCCGCAACATACttatatacacatatatataGCATGGTTTTCAAGTTCATAACCACAACCATAACCAATCATTTAGTTACAACAATCATGAAGAACATATCAAGCACTTGTTCATGGAAATCAACAAAACCAAGAGAAAACATTCATCATATAGCATGGATTCTTATGATCAACCTATGATTCTACAACCTTAATCCCTAGAAATCTTTgggtttctaactagaacccacctcaagaaatagaagaggAGAAGTTGTTAAGGATGAGATGATGATATGAAGATGATGGTAATGATTCCAAGCTCTTGATTTCTCTAAACTTTCCTTCTTTTCCTTCTCTTGAGCTTCTTCTTCTCTTCTAGTCACTTGTCTGATGCAAAGAGAAAAGAAATGGCATATGGGTAGGTGGTAAGAGATATAAATATGTGGCCACCATTTACCATAAGTAACATGTGGTTAGAAAAAGGTTATAGGTagtaacaaatatctcaagtggAACTATACTTGTAATATTTGTTCTTCCagagctattgacccattattagtgtttCCAAAATGtctcaattaatattaattaagtcaatcTGAATTCACTATTTACCCTATTTATCCTAACTGATAACTTTTAGAGCAtataggaactcaattgatctcaattaataggaatttCAGTATTTAAAGAAATGCGAGGTATTACATCCTCCCCCCTTTAATAAAAATTCGTCCTCGAATTCAAATATTACCTGGAAGAGATGAGGGTAAGCTTCTCGCATTCCTGACTCCCACTCCCAAGTAGAATCTTACAGATGTGATTCACCCCACTGAACCTTAACAAGAGGGATCTCCTTATTCCTCAATACCTTAACTTCTCGTCCTGCAATACGACTTGATAGAGGTTTGAAAGTTAGGTCTGCTTCTACTTCTATTGAATCTAGAAGAATAGGCTGAAGAGAATCTGGAATGAGCTTTCTAAGTTGAGATACGTGAAAAACgtcatgcatttctgatagaGAATGTGGTAAGCCAAATTTGTAAGCTACTTCTCCAATCCTCTATATAATCTGGTATGGCCCTACGTATCTCGAACTTAGCTTCCATGACTTAAATGGTCCCTTCAGTCTCAACCTCGGAGTCACCTTCAAGAATACATGATCACCTTCATCAAATACCAATCGTTTTCTTCTGTGATCTGCATAGCTCTTTTGGCGATCTTGTGCTTTCTTCATATTATCACGGACCATCCTTATCTTTTTTGTAGTCTCTTGAATAATCTCTGGTTCTAAGATTATTTCTTCACCAACTTCCGTCCAACATAGAGGTGTTCTACATTTCCGTCCATACAAGGCTTCATAAGGAGTCATCCCTACACTTGCATGATAACTATTGTTATATGCGACGTCAATCAATGGTAAGAGCTCCTTCCAATTCTATCCACTTTCAAGTACACAAGCTCTTAACATATCTTTCAGTGTCTGTATCGTCCGTTCAGTCTGACCATCCGTTTGGGGATGATTAGACGTACTCAAACACAACTTCGATCCCATAGCTTGTTGGAATGCCTTCCAAAATCTTGAACTAAACTTTGGGTCTATATTGGACACAATACTAGTTGGAACACCATGCGGTCTCACGATTCCTGAAATGAACAACCATGCAAGATGACTTGTCATGTAAGTAGTCTTCACGGCCAAGAAGTGCGCGGACTTAGTTaaccgatccacaatcacccaaattgaatcataaCCACCTTGGGCACGAGGTAACCCTACTGCAAAATCCATTGAAATACTATCTCATTTCCAAACTGGAATCTCTAAAGGTTGCAATAAATCACCTGGCTTCTGATGGTCGATCTTTACTTGCTAGAATACTATGCATTCCGACACATACTCTGCAATATCCCTCTTCATTCCAGGCCACCGGTAGTCCCTCTTCAAGTtttgatacatctttgaagaaCTTGTATGTATGGTAAATGCCCCCTTGTGGCCCTCCTCTAGAACTTTTCTTTTCAACTCGGCATCATTCAGAACACAAATCCTTTGATTAAATAGAATAAGTCCATCCGGTGACCGAGCAAAACCTGGTTGAGTCGACATCTCTTGCAACTGCCCATCTATCATTTGTCCTTGTCGGGTTTATTCCCTTAGGTTAGAAGTAACATTCAAATTTCCCATTATCACACCATCTTGCGTCCAACTAAACTGAAGATTAAGATCTCGGAACTTTTCCAATAATTCGTATTCTTACATCATCAACTCAGCTTTATGCATCTCTTTCCGACTTAAGGCATCTGCAACCTTATTCACTTTCACCGGGTGATACTTAAGCTCAAaatcaaagtccttcaaatactccatccatctcctctgtctcatatttaactctttctggtcaaataagtatttcaaactcttgtgatcgCTGAACATCTCAAAACACactccatacaagtaatgtcgCCACATCCTAATGTTGCTAGCACCAGACGTTTCTCTTGCATCTATTGGTAAATCAGACTCACTTGCATCCATTGGTGAATTAGGTTCCGTTACATTCTTTGATAAATCTGACTCACCTGCGACATTGGCTGGCTGAAAAAAACTTGgttaaaatattttaaattgCAACTAATTTTCTTTGCAAATGCATAATAGATATATAAATATACTCCCAAATTACAACTACTTCAATGTAATAAGATACAAAATCTAAAATTATTATTTAGAAAAATTAGTTATTTCAACAAAACATAATAGTTTAGTATTCAACGTAAAGTTTATATAAAATACTCACATTTGATGGACCAAAGACACCAACTAACTCATTAGGGATCCTTCCTTCTTTCATTATTATATAAGCTTTAAATGCTCCTGTGATATTCTTAAGACAAGATTCCAAATGTGTGTACTTCTCTTGCCAAAATTTAGATGGTGATGTAGAAATACCATATGAAGTACCTGAGTCTGAAAGTCGAAATCTGGTATTTCTAAATGTATAACTAGGTGTTGCTCCCATACCTAAACATCGCACTCTTCCAGGATGCTCAGGCCCCAAAATTTTAGCAATAACATCATTAGGAGAAACTATAGATTCATCATTAGTGCTTTGAGTCAAACCCACTTCAATTTATTCCTACAGACGTACAAAACTATCAACCCAACAACACAACAATAATAACACAATAAGTAGTGTACTATTCAAATATGTTAGTAATTTGATGTTTAACAAA includes these proteins:
- the LOC127121733 gene encoding AT-hook motif nuclear-localized protein 28-like translates to MADNVLSQSSPSFDRCISHPQELSEDLATPSSKRSRGRPKGSKNKPKPPSVIMVEPEIFMEPIFIEIPAGKDVVESIIKTAWRHQADISVLKGSGLVSEVSLLNSASQNSHFTIRGHLQMTSLSGTYFNPESDRDPSEFVVDPAYSSFSIFLSGNHGQVFGGIVRGRVRASGVVLVSATLLRKPKFCRVASNNEDGRDDKKDDPRHGGAVVHDGVVAPQHNSANDTANVSRYGVADANSTQLNSQVVNPQAPAQRHL